Genomic window (Streptomyces sp. LX-29):
TGTGGGACTGGGCGGACGCCTCCGGCACCCGGACCGTGGACAGCCACGTCAAGGCGCTGCGCCGGAAGATCGGCGCCGAGCGGATCCGCACCGTGCACGGCGTGGGGTACGCCCTGGAGACCCCCGCGGCATGAGACTGCCGCCCGGACGGGCCGCCTGGAGTCGGGTGTGGGAGGCGCTGCGGCCCTTCGACCCCTACCGGTCGGTGAAGGCGGCGCTCGGAGCGCTGGTCATCGGCTCGGTGATCATCACCACCCTGCTGGTGTTCGTGGCCGCGCACTCCGACACCGAGCTCCGCATCATCACGATCTTCTCCATCATCGCCTCGCTGCTGATCACGCAGTTCGTGGCGCACGGGCTGTCCGCCCCGCTGGACGAGATGACCGAGGTCACCCGGGCGATGGCGCACGGGGACTACACCCGGCGGGTGCGGGCGGCCGAGCGCCGGGACGAGTTCGGCGACCTGGCCACCGCCTTCAACCGGATGGCCGCCGACCTGGAGGCGGTGGACACCCACCGCAAGGAGCTGGTGGCCAACGTCTCGCATGAGCTGCGCACCCCGATCGCCGCCTTGCGGGCCGTGCTGGAGAACGTGGTCGACGGCGTCTCCGAGGCGGATCCGGAGACCATGCGGATCGCGCTGCGGCAGACCGAGCGGCTGAGCCGGCTGGTGGAGCAGCTGCTGGACCTGTCCCGGTTGGACAACGGGGTCGTGCCGCTGCACGCCCGACGCTTCGAGGTGTGGCCGTATCTGGCCGGCATCCTCAAGGAGGCGAGCATGGCCAAGAGCGCCGCCTCCGATCCACGCGCCGGTTCGCACTCCCGCAAGGACGTCCACCTCAACCTGGACGTCTTCCCTCCGGACCTCACCGCGCACGCGGACGGCGAGCGGCTGCACCAGGTGGTCGCCAACCTGATCGACAACGCCGTGAAGCACAGCCCGGCCCACGGCCGGGTGACGGTGCGCGCCCGGCGCGGCGACGGCGCCCAGAGCCTGGAGCTGGAGGTCATCGACGAGGGGCCGGGCATCCCCGAGGCGGAGCGCCATCGGGTGTTCGAACGCTTCAACCGGGGCGGCCCCAAGGCCGCCGGCCAGGGCTCGGGGGGCGACGGGGGCACCGGCCTGGGGCTGGCCATCGCCCGCTGGGCGGTGGATCTGCACGGTGGCCGCATAGGGGTGGCCGAATCCCCTCGTGGCTGCCGGATCAAGGTCAGCCTTCCGGGTGTCGATCGCGACCAGGGTTGACCTGCCGTGACGTAGGGTCGAGAGCGGAAGCACACATTCGAGCGGTGTGAGGCGCGCTTTTTGCGTACCCGCGTGCGGACCGTACGGATCAGACAGGGCCGAAATGACGGGTGTTTCCCGCCGTGCCGCGCCCCGAAACCCGTCGATCAATGTGACATGCGCGACGATGACCTGTGCGACCTGCACGTAAGGGGCCAAGAGGCGTAGCCTTTATTCCCGCTGTCCACCACCTTAGGAAGCGGAAGAGGGCGGTTGCCGCCGTGTCGCCACAGTCCCCCAACACTTCGAGCGTCTCGACCGACAAGGACGGGCAGGGGAAGACCCCTGCCGACGCCTTCGGTCCCAATGAGTGGCTCGTCGACGAGATCTACCAGCAGTACCTCCAGGACCCGAACTCGGTCGACCGAGCCTGGTGGGACTTCTTCGCCGACTACAAGCCTGGCAAGGACACGAGCTCTGCGGTGGCCGCGCCATCGCAGGCCGTGAGCGGGGGTGCCACCCCCGCCGTGCCGGCCCCCGCCGCCTCGGGGGCGGCGGGCACCACCGCCGCCGCGCCGGCGACGCCGCCGGCCCCGACCGCCGCGAGCGGCACCGCCGCCGCGGGGGCGGCGGGTGCCGCCCCGGCCGCCGCCAGGCCGGCCGCACCGGCGAAGCCCGCCGCGCAGGCACCGGCCGCCCCGGCGAAGCCCGCCGCGGCCAAGCCCGCGGCCGCCGCCAAGCCGGCCGCCGCCGCGCCCGGCGGTCCGGAGTTCGTGACGCTGCGCGGCCCGTCCGCCGCGGTCGCCAAGAACATGAGCGCGAGCCTCGACCTCCCGACCGCGACCAGCGTGCGGGCCGTCCCGGTCAAGCTGCTCTTCGACAACCGCATCGTCATCAACAACCACCTGAAGCGCGCCCGGGGCGGGAAGATCTCCTTCACCCACCTCATCGGCTACGCGATGGTGCGTGCGATCAAGGCGATGCCGTCGATGAACTACTCCTTCGCGGAGAAGGACGGCAAGCCGACGCTGGTCAAGCCGCCGCACGTCAACCTGGGTCTCGCCATCGACCTGGTGAAGCCGAACGGCGACCGCCAGCTGGTCGTCGCGGCGATCAAGAAGGCCGAGACGCTGAACTTCTTCGAGTTCTGGCAGGCCTACGAGGACATCGTCCGCCGCGCCCGCGCGAACAAGCTGACGATGGACGACTTCACCGGCGTCACCGTCTCGCTGACCAACCCGGGCGGCATCGGCACCGTGCACTCCGTGCCCCGCCTGATGCCCGGCCAGGCCGTGATCATGGGCGTCGGCGCGATGGAGTACCCGGCCGAGTTCCAGGGCACCTCCCAGGACACCCTGAACAAGCTGGGCATCTCCAAGGTCATGACGCTGACCTCGACCTACGACCACCGCGTCATCCAGGGCGCCGCCTCCGGCGAGTTCCTGCGCATCGTCTCGAACCTGCTCCTCGGCGAGGACGGCTTCTACGACGACATCTTCGAGGCGCTGCGGATCCCGTACGAGCCGATCCGCTGGCTGAAGGACATCGACGCCTCGCACGACGACGACGTCACCAAGGCGGCGCGCGTCTTCGAGCTGATCCACTCCTACCGGGTGCGCGGCCACGTCATGGCCGACACCGACCCGCTGGAGTACCGCCAGCGCAAGCACCCGGACCTGGACATCACCGAGCACGGGCTCACCCTGTGGGACCTGGAGCGCGAGTTCGCCGTCGGCGGCTTCGCCGGCAAGTCGATGATGAAGCTGCGCGACATCCTGGGCGTGCTGCGTGACTCGTACTGCCGCACCACCGGCATCGAGTTCATGCACATCCAGGACCCCAAGCAGCGCAAGTGGATCCAGGACCGCGTGGAGCGGCCGCACGCCAAGCCGGAGCGCGAGGAGCAGCTGCGCATCCTGCGCCGGCTGAACTCGGCCGAGGCGTTCGAGACCTTCCTGCAGACGAAGTACGTCGGCCAGAAGCGGTTCTCCCTGGAGGGCGGCGAGTCCGTGATCCCGCTGCTCGACGCGGTGATCGACGCGGCCGCCGAGTCGCGCCTGGACGAGGTCGTCATCGGCATGGCCCACCGTGGCCGGCTCAACGTGCTCGCCAACATCGTGGGCAAGTCCTACGCGCAGATCTTCCGCGAGTTCGAGGGCAACCTCGACCCGAAGTCGATGCACGGCTCCGGCGACGTGAAGTACCACCTGGGCGCCGAGGGCACCTTCACCGGCCTGGACGGCGAGCAGATCCAGGTCTCGCTGACCGCCAACCCCTCCCACCTGGAGGCGGTGGACCCGGTCGTCGAGGGCGTCGCGCGCGCCAAGCAGGACATCATCGGCAAGGCGGGCACCGACTTCACCGTGCTGCCGGTGGCGCTGCACGGCGACGCGGCCTTCGCCGGCCAGGGCGTCGTCGCGGAGACGCTGAACATGTCGCAGCTGCGCGGCTACCGCACCGGCGGCACCGTGC
Coding sequences:
- a CDS encoding ATP-binding protein translates to MRLPPGRAAWSRVWEALRPFDPYRSVKAALGALVIGSVIITTLLVFVAAHSDTELRIITIFSIIASLLITQFVAHGLSAPLDEMTEVTRAMAHGDYTRRVRAAERRDEFGDLATAFNRMAADLEAVDTHRKELVANVSHELRTPIAALRAVLENVVDGVSEADPETMRIALRQTERLSRLVEQLLDLSRLDNGVVPLHARRFEVWPYLAGILKEASMAKSAASDPRAGSHSRKDVHLNLDVFPPDLTAHADGERLHQVVANLIDNAVKHSPAHGRVTVRARRGDGAQSLELEVIDEGPGIPEAERHRVFERFNRGGPKAAGQGSGGDGGTGLGLAIARWAVDLHGGRIGVAESPRGCRIKVSLPGVDRDQG
- a CDS encoding multifunctional oxoglutarate decarboxylase/oxoglutarate dehydrogenase thiamine pyrophosphate-binding subunit/dihydrolipoyllysine-residue succinyltransferase subunit encodes the protein MSPQSPNTSSVSTDKDGQGKTPADAFGPNEWLVDEIYQQYLQDPNSVDRAWWDFFADYKPGKDTSSAVAAPSQAVSGGATPAVPAPAASGAAGTTAAAPATPPAPTAASGTAAAGAAGAAPAAARPAAPAKPAAQAPAAPAKPAAAKPAAAAKPAAAAPGGPEFVTLRGPSAAVAKNMSASLDLPTATSVRAVPVKLLFDNRIVINNHLKRARGGKISFTHLIGYAMVRAIKAMPSMNYSFAEKDGKPTLVKPPHVNLGLAIDLVKPNGDRQLVVAAIKKAETLNFFEFWQAYEDIVRRARANKLTMDDFTGVTVSLTNPGGIGTVHSVPRLMPGQAVIMGVGAMEYPAEFQGTSQDTLNKLGISKVMTLTSTYDHRVIQGAASGEFLRIVSNLLLGEDGFYDDIFEALRIPYEPIRWLKDIDASHDDDVTKAARVFELIHSYRVRGHVMADTDPLEYRQRKHPDLDITEHGLTLWDLEREFAVGGFAGKSMMKLRDILGVLRDSYCRTTGIEFMHIQDPKQRKWIQDRVERPHAKPEREEQLRILRRLNSAEAFETFLQTKYVGQKRFSLEGGESVIPLLDAVIDAAAESRLDEVVIGMAHRGRLNVLANIVGKSYAQIFREFEGNLDPKSMHGSGDVKYHLGAEGTFTGLDGEQIQVSLTANPSHLEAVDPVVEGVARAKQDIIGKAGTDFTVLPVALHGDAAFAGQGVVAETLNMSQLRGYRTGGTVHIVINNQVGFTAAPEASRSSMYATDVARMIEAPIFHVNGDDPEAVVRVARLAFEFRQAFNKDVVIDLICYRRRGHNESDNPAFTQPLMYDLIDKKRSVRKLYTESLIGRGDITLEEAEQALQDFQGQLEKVFTEVREATATPAPAEVPEPQAEFPAAVHTGVSQEVVKRIAESQVNIPDHVTVHPRLLPQLQRRAAMVEDGTIDWGMGETLAIGSLLMEGTPVRLAGQDSRRGTFGQRHAVLIDRETGEDYTPLLYLSDDQARFTVYDSLLSEYAAMGFEYGYSLARPDALVMWEAQFGDFVNGAQTVVDEFISSAEQKWGQTSGVTLLLPHGYEGQGPDHSSARPERFLQLCAQDNMTVAMPTLPSNYFHLLRWQVHNPHHKPLVVFTPKSMLRLKAASSKAEEFTSGGFRPVIGDDSVDPAAVRKVVFTSGKVYYDLVAEREKRGITDTALIRLERLYPLPGAELQAEISKYAGAEKFVWAQEEPANQGAWPFIALNLIDHLDLAVGADLPPAERLRRVSRPHSSSPAVGSNKRHQAEQQALVSEVFDI